The proteins below come from a single Micromonospora citrea genomic window:
- a CDS encoding NADH-quinone oxidoreductase subunit C — protein sequence MTAPNDKPNDGGVPVPVTPAGASSTAPAEYPPASPAGRGMFGNQGSGDVSGFGGLVRPRRTVEDAPRPYGGYFDEVRDALEEAYPAFADAIEKVVVDRGELTLHVRPERIAEVCQVMRDDLALRFELCSSVSGVDYLGADSRRLHVVYQLTSMTYRRRVRLEAAVPAEDPHLPSVTSVYPTADWQEREAYDMFGVVFDGHPNLTRILMPDDWEGHPQRKDYPLGGVPVEYKGAEIPPPDQRRSYQ from the coding sequence GTGACCGCACCTAACGACAAGCCGAACGACGGCGGCGTGCCGGTACCGGTCACGCCGGCCGGCGCCAGCAGCACCGCACCGGCCGAGTACCCGCCGGCCAGCCCGGCCGGCCGGGGCATGTTCGGCAACCAGGGCTCCGGCGACGTGTCCGGCTTCGGCGGCCTGGTCCGTCCGCGCCGCACCGTCGAGGACGCCCCCCGGCCGTACGGCGGGTACTTCGACGAGGTGCGCGACGCGCTGGAGGAGGCGTACCCGGCCTTCGCCGACGCCATCGAGAAGGTCGTGGTCGACCGGGGCGAGCTGACCCTGCACGTGCGCCCGGAGCGGATCGCCGAGGTCTGCCAGGTGATGCGCGACGACCTGGCGCTCCGCTTCGAGCTGTGCTCCTCGGTGTCCGGGGTGGACTACCTCGGCGCCGACTCCCGCCGGCTGCACGTCGTCTACCAGCTCACCTCGATGACCTACCGCCGCCGGGTGCGGCTGGAGGCCGCGGTCCCCGCCGAGGACCCGCACCTGCCGAGCGTCACCTCGGTCTATCCGACGGCGGACTGGCAGGAGCGCGAGGCGTACGACATGTTCGGCGTCGTCTTCGACGGCCACCCCAACCTGACCCGGATCCTCATGCCGGACGACTGGGAGGGGCACCCGCAGCGCAAGGACTACCCGCTCGGCGGCGTCCCCGTCGAGTACAAGGGCGCTGAAATTCCACCGCCGGACCAGCGGAGGTCGTACCAGTGA
- a CDS encoding NuoB/complex I 20 kDa subunit family protein has protein sequence MGIEEKLPAGVLLTSVEKLVNWSRKTSVWGATFGLACCAIEMMAAGGPHYDMGRWGMEVFRASPRQADLMIVAGRVSQKMAPVLRQIYDQMAEPRWVISMGVCASSGGMFNNYAIVQGVDHIVPVDMYLPGCPPRPEMLIDAVLKLREKIMHEPLGPNGRKMLEARQARGDVPVVPYGSMPSSYRSDKARRAEWTKAVREGREEQLRIENWMKAQNHLHGGVK, from the coding sequence ATGGGTATCGAGGAGAAGCTCCCCGCCGGTGTCCTGCTCACCTCGGTGGAGAAGCTGGTCAACTGGTCGCGGAAGACGTCGGTCTGGGGGGCCACCTTCGGCCTGGCCTGCTGCGCCATCGAGATGATGGCCGCCGGTGGCCCGCACTACGACATGGGCCGCTGGGGCATGGAGGTCTTCCGGGCGTCGCCCCGGCAGGCCGACCTGATGATCGTGGCCGGCCGGGTGAGCCAGAAGATGGCCCCGGTGCTGCGCCAGATCTACGACCAGATGGCGGAGCCCCGCTGGGTGATCTCGATGGGCGTCTGCGCCAGCAGCGGCGGCATGTTCAACAACTACGCCATCGTGCAGGGCGTCGACCACATCGTCCCGGTCGACATGTACCTGCCCGGCTGCCCGCCCCGGCCCGAGATGCTCATCGACGCGGTCCTCAAGCTGCGCGAGAAGATCATGCACGAGCCGCTCGGCCCGAACGGCCGCAAGATGCTCGAGGCGCGTCAGGCCCGCGGTGACGTCCCGGTCGTCCCGTACGGCTCGATGCCGTCGTCGTACCGCAGCGACAAGGCCCGGCGGGCCGAGTGGACCAAGGCGGTCCGCGAGGGGCGCGAGGAGCAGCTGCGGATCGAGAACTGGATGAAGGCCCAGAACCACCTGCACGGGGGCGTCAAGTGA
- a CDS encoding NADH-quinone oxidoreductase subunit A — translation MSLSPYAPIIGLFALAAGFALFSVGAARFAGPRRYNKAKLEAYECGIEPSPQPVGGGRFPIKFYLTAMLFIVFDIEIIFLYPWAVSFDALPIFGFVEMVLFIVAVFVAYAYVWRRGGLDWD, via the coding sequence ATGTCGCTCTCGCCTTACGCACCGATCATCGGGCTGTTCGCCCTCGCCGCGGGGTTCGCGCTGTTCTCCGTGGGCGCCGCCCGCTTCGCCGGTCCCCGGCGTTACAACAAGGCCAAGCTCGAGGCGTACGAGTGCGGCATCGAGCCCAGCCCGCAGCCGGTCGGCGGCGGCCGGTTCCCGATCAAGTTCTACCTGACGGCGATGCTCTTCATCGTCTTCGACATCGAGATCATCTTCCTCTACCCCTGGGCGGTCTCGTTCGACGCCCTGCCGATCTTCGGCTTCGTGGAGATGGTCCTGTTCATCGTCGCGGTCTTCGTCGCGTACGCCTACGTGTGGCGGCGCGGCGGCCTGGACTGGGACTGA